The Tachyglossus aculeatus isolate mTacAcu1 chromosome 22, mTacAcu1.pri, whole genome shotgun sequence genome window below encodes:
- the LARGE2 gene encoding LARGE xylosyl- and glucuronyltransferase 2, whose translation LLLLLLLLLLLLLSGLYLLSGDLHYGLPLPLGSPAPPRCPGQAAGEAPGRASLEAQVRAAQAENRRLREALARQGERGPGPGPDGCAPRAQARKCQLLHVAIVCAGHNSSRDVVTLVKSILFHRKNPLHFHLVTDAVARHILETLFRSWMVPSVLVSFYNADELKPEVAWIPNKHYSGIYGLLKLALPRALPPDLPRVIVLDTDITFASDIADLWAVFAHFSDKQVIGLVENQSDWYLGNLWKNHRPWPALGRGFNTGVILLRLDRLRQAGWEQMWRLTAERELLTMLATSLADQDIFNAVIKQYPWLVHPLPCSWNVQLSDHTRSEQCYSEVSDLKAIHWNSPKKLRVKNKHVEFFRNLYLTFLEYDGNLLRRELFGCSGSPGVDATAGSPPAPLPADGSQGGGLFPPLQPERSQLQQALDELDEDDVCYEFRRQRLTVHRVHLTFLPHEPPAPRPHDVTLVAQLSMDRLQMLEALCRHWAGPMSLALYLSDAEAQQFLRFAQASEVLAARRDVAYHVVYREGPLYPVNLLRNVALAQAQTPYVFLSDIDFLPAYSLYDYLRASIEQLDLATRKAALVVPAFETLRYRLSFPTSKAELLTLLDTGSLYTFRYHVWPRGHAPTDYARWREAPAPYRVEWAADYEPYVVVRRDCPRYDPRFVGFGWNKVAQIMELDAQEYEFLVLPEAFMIHLPHAPSLDISKFRSSPAYRRCLRALKDEFHQDLSRRYGAAALKYLTAERQL comes from the exons ctgctcctcctgctcctgctcctgctcctgctgctcctgtccGGGCTCTACCTGCTCAGTGGAGACCTGCACT ACGGGCTGCCGCTGCCGCTGGGGTCCCCGGCGCCCCCCCGGTGCCCCGGGCAGGCCGCGGGCGAGGCCCCGGGGCGGGCATCACTGGAGGCCCAGGTGCGGGCGGCCCAGGCGGAGAACCGACGGCTGCGGGAGGCCCTCGCCCGGCAAGGGGagcggggcccgggccccggccccgacgGTTGTGCCCCCCGGGCCCAGGCCCGCAAGTGCCAG CTCCTGCACGTGGCCATTGTCTGCGCCGGACACAACTCAAGCCGAGACGTGGTCACCCTGGTCAAGTCCATCCTGTTCCACAG AAAGAACCCCCTGCACTTCCACCTGGTGACCGACGCCGTGGCCCGGCACATCCTGGAGACGCTGTTCCGATCCTGGATGGTGCCCTCCGTCCTGGTCAGCTTCTACAATGCCGATGAGCTCAAG CCTGAGGTGGCCTGGATCCCCAACAAGCATTACTCAGGCATCTATGGGCTCCTGAAGCTGGCGCTGCCCCGGGCACTGCCCCCCGACCTGCCCCGCGTCATCGTCCTGGACACCGACATCACCTTCGCCTCTGACATCGCTGACCTCTGGGCCGTGTTTGCCCATTTCTCAG ACAAACAGGTGATCGGGCTGGTGGAGAACCAGAGCGACTGGTACTTGGGCAATCTCTGGAAAAACCACCGTCCCTGGCCGGCTCTGGGCCGGGGCTTCAACACAG GGGTGATCCTGCTGCGGCTGGACCGGCTGCGGCAGGCCGGCTGGGAGCAGATGTGGCGGCTGACGGCCGAGAGGGAGCTGCTCACCATGCTGGCCACCTCCCTGGCCGACCAG GACATCTTCAACGCGGTGATCAAGCAGTACCCGTGGCTGGTGCACCCGCTGCCCTGCTCCTGGAACGTGCAGCTCTCGGACCACACCCGCTCCGAGCAGTGCTACTCCGAGGTGTCTGACCTCAAG GCGATCCACTGGAACTCGCCCAAGAAGCTGCGGGTGAAGAACAAGCACGTGGAATTCTTCCGCAACTTGTACCTGACCTTCCTCGAGTACGACGGCAACTTGTTGCGCAGGGAGCTCTTCGGCTGCTCCGGCTCTCCCGGCGTGGACGCGACCGCGgggagccccccggccccactACCCGCTGACGGCAGCCAAGGGGGAGGCctgttccctcccctccagcctgaGCGGTCCCAG CTGCAGCAGGCCCTGGACGAGCTGGACGAGGACGACGTCTGCTACGAGTTCCGACGGCAGAGGCTCACTGTGCACCGTGTGCACCTCACCTTCCTGCCCCACGAGCCCCCGGCGCCCCGGCCCCACGACGTCACCCTGGTGGCTCAGCTCTCCATGGACCG GCTGCAGATGCTGGAGGCGCTGTGCCGTCACTGGGCGGGGCCCATGAGCCTGGCGCTCTACCTGTCCGACGCCGAGGCCCAGCAATTCCTGCGCTTCGCCCAGGCCTCGGAGGTCCTGGCCGCCCGGCGGGACGTAGCCTACCACGTGGTCTACCGGGAAGGCCCGCTCTACCCCGTCAACCTCCTGCGCAACGTGGCCctggcccaggcccagactcCGTACGTCTTCCTCAGCGATATCGACTTCCTGCCCGCCTACTCCCTCTACGACTACCTCAG gGCCTCCATTGAGCAGCTGGACCTGGCCACCCGGAAGGCAGCTCTGGTGGTGCCGGCGTTCGAGACCCTGCGCTACCGACTGAGCTTCCCCACCTCAAAAGCCGAGCTGCTCACCCTGCTTGACACTGGCTCCCTCTACACCTTCAG GTATCACGTGTGGCCACGGGGCCATGCCCCCACCGACTATGCCCGCTGGCGGGAGGCCCCGGCCCCTTACCGCGTGGAGTGGGCCGCCGACTACGAGCCTTACGTGGTGGTGAGGAGGGACTGCCCCCGCTATGATCCCCGCTTCGTGGGATTTGGCTGGAACAAGGTGGCTCAGATCATGGAGCTGGATGCCCAG GAGTACGAGTTCCTGGTGCTGCCCGAGGCCTTCATGATCCACCTGCCGCACGCCCCGAGCCTGGACATCTCCAAGTTCCGGTCGAGCCCCGCTTACCGccgctgcctccgggccctgaagGACGAGTTCCACCAGGACCTGTCCCGCCGCTACGGCGCTGCCGCCCTCAAGTATCTGACGGCCGAGCGGCAACTCTGA